One region of Hymenobacter sediminicola genomic DNA includes:
- a CDS encoding pectinesterase family protein: MKSTVLSLLLFLFALAAHARPAAEIVVAQDGSGQFRTVQEAIDAVPNQSPNRTVIRIRKGVYKEKLVPVLKVRISLIGDDRDQTILTFDDHSGKGAINTYTSHSVLIQGADFTAENLTFQNTAGRTAGQAVALHVEADRCTFRNCRVLGDQDTLFLATAHSRQYFQNCHIEGTTDFIFGASTAVFDHCTIVSKKNSHITAASTPQEQPYGFVFLDCRLEADAALATNVSLGRPWRPYGSAVYVRTYMGPHIRPEGWDNWKNPENEKTARYAEYRSTGPGAAPDKRVKWARQLTGKEAKQYTPKRIFASQQPWNPGK, from the coding sequence ATGAAATCCACTGTACTCAGCCTGCTGCTTTTCCTGTTCGCCCTCGCCGCGCATGCCCGGCCGGCCGCCGAAATAGTGGTGGCGCAGGACGGGAGCGGGCAGTTTCGGACGGTGCAGGAGGCCATTGATGCCGTGCCCAACCAGTCGCCGAACCGCACCGTGATTCGCATCCGGAAGGGCGTGTATAAGGAAAAGCTGGTGCCGGTGCTGAAAGTGCGTATCTCGCTCATCGGCGACGACCGGGACCAGACCATTCTCACTTTCGACGACCACAGCGGCAAAGGCGCCATCAACACCTACACCTCGCACTCTGTCCTGATTCAGGGCGCCGACTTCACGGCCGAAAATCTGACGTTCCAGAACACGGCCGGCCGCACGGCCGGGCAAGCTGTGGCTTTGCACGTAGAAGCCGACCGGTGCACATTCCGCAACTGCCGCGTCCTCGGCGACCAGGACACGCTGTTTCTGGCTACTGCGCACAGCCGTCAGTACTTTCAGAACTGCCACATCGAAGGCACCACCGACTTCATCTTCGGGGCCAGCACGGCCGTCTTCGACCATTGCACCATCGTCAGCAAGAAGAACTCCCATATCACGGCGGCTTCCACGCCGCAGGAGCAACCCTACGGCTTCGTGTTCCTGGATTGCCGGCTGGAAGCTGATGCCGCGCTGGCCACTAATGTGTCGTTGGGGCGGCCGTGGCGGCCGTATGGCAGCGCGGTGTACGTGCGCACCTACATGGGCCCGCACATCCGGCCCGAAGGCTGGGACAACTGGAAGAACCCCGAAAACGAGAAAACCGCCCGCTACGCCGAGTACCGTTCCACCGGCCCTGGCGCAGCTCCGGATAAGCGGGTGAAATGGGCCCGGCAACTCACCGGCAAAGAAGCAAAACAGTATACGCCCAAGCGCATCTTCGCTAGTCAGCAACCTTGGAACCCGGGCAAATAG
- a CDS encoding DUF4835 family protein has product MLFLPACLVKYKKLLPAVLIALISLLTSPLAQAQEIQAEVRITTENVTISDRQLVQQMQNDMQSFLNTRSFTSQTYRPEERIRMRIFVGITGIPQSGQYVATARIVSSRPVYGTGYETNLLSFADRNFLFNYSPQNPIDFSENNFVGNLSSLLTFYAYLTIGLDQDSFSRLGGSPYYDRARIVLQNASSQTVTNEQDEAWKDGQTRNRYWLLNNLQDPQLEAFRTGIYAYYRQGLDIFIEKPDEARTSIFTALQAVQQAALRRPGTLLARSFFDTKADEIANIFRSAPDAQQKQTLANLLTEVDPTNSAKYQAIVRPR; this is encoded by the coding sequence ATGCTGTTCTTGCCCGCCTGCCTCGTGAAGTATAAAAAGCTGCTGCCCGCCGTACTGATTGCCTTGATTTCGCTGCTGACCAGCCCGCTGGCGCAGGCCCAGGAAATCCAGGCGGAAGTGCGCATTACCACCGAAAACGTAACCATTTCGGATCGGCAGCTAGTACAGCAGATGCAGAACGATATGCAGTCGTTTCTGAATACCCGTTCCTTCACGAGCCAGACGTACCGGCCGGAGGAACGCATCCGGATGCGGATTTTCGTGGGCATCACGGGCATTCCGCAGAGCGGGCAGTACGTGGCCACGGCCCGGATTGTGTCGTCGCGGCCGGTGTATGGCACCGGCTACGAAACCAACCTGCTGAGCTTCGCCGACCGGAATTTCCTGTTCAACTACTCGCCACAAAACCCGATTGATTTCTCCGAAAACAACTTCGTGGGTAATCTTTCGTCGCTGCTGACCTTTTACGCCTACCTTACTATTGGCCTCGACCAGGACAGCTTCTCTCGCCTCGGCGGCTCACCGTACTACGACCGGGCCCGGATTGTGCTACAGAATGCTTCTTCGCAAACGGTAACCAACGAGCAGGACGAAGCCTGGAAAGATGGGCAAACTCGCAACCGCTACTGGCTGCTCAACAACCTGCAGGATCCGCAGCTGGAAGCCTTCCGTACCGGAATTTATGCTTACTACCGGCAGGGGCTGGATATTTTTATCGAAAAGCCAGATGAAGCCCGTACCAGCATTTTTACGGCGCTTCAGGCTGTGCAGCAGGCTGCTCTACGGCGGCCCGGCACGCTGCTGGCCCGTTCCTTTTTCGATACGAAGGCAGACGAAATTGCCAATATCTTCCGTAGTGCCCCCGACGCCCAGCAAAAGCAAACATTAGCTAATTTGTTGACGGAAGTAGACCCCACAAATTCAGCAAAGTATCAGGCCATCGTGCGCCCGCGGTAA
- a CDS encoding enoyl-ACP reductase FabI, producing the protein MASNLLAGKVGIISGALNEESIAWKVALKAHAEGARIVLTNAPLAMRMGEINKLAEQCNAPIIPADATSMEDLEKLFSGAQEHFGGKLDFVLHSIGMSANIRKGKHYGELNYEWFQKTLDVSALSFHKMLAVAEKQDAFNEWGSAVALSYIAAQRAFLDYTDMSQAKAVLESIARSYGQRLGKLKKVRVNTISQSPTKTTAGTGISGFDAFYEYANRLSPLGNAPAEACADYCISLFSDLTRYVTMQNLMHDGGFSTTGISEEIVELMSKANS; encoded by the coding sequence ATGGCTAGTAACCTGCTCGCGGGCAAAGTCGGTATCATTTCCGGCGCGCTGAACGAAGAATCCATTGCTTGGAAAGTAGCGCTTAAGGCCCACGCCGAAGGTGCCCGCATTGTACTTACCAATGCCCCGCTGGCCATGCGCATGGGCGAAATCAACAAGCTCGCCGAGCAGTGCAACGCGCCCATCATTCCGGCCGATGCTACTTCTATGGAGGACCTGGAAAAGCTGTTCAGCGGTGCGCAGGAGCACTTTGGTGGCAAGCTGGACTTCGTGCTGCACAGCATTGGCATGAGCGCCAACATCCGCAAGGGCAAGCACTACGGCGAGTTGAACTACGAGTGGTTCCAGAAGACTCTGGACGTGTCGGCGCTGTCTTTCCATAAGATGCTGGCTGTGGCCGAAAAGCAGGATGCCTTCAACGAATGGGGTTCGGCTGTAGCGCTGTCATACATTGCCGCGCAGCGCGCTTTCCTTGACTACACGGATATGTCGCAGGCTAAAGCGGTGCTCGAAAGCATTGCCCGTAGCTACGGCCAGCGCCTCGGCAAGCTCAAAAAAGTGCGCGTGAACACCATTTCACAGTCGCCGACCAAAACGACGGCCGGTACTGGTATCAGTGGCTTCGATGCTTTCTACGAGTACGCCAACCGCCTCTCGCCGCTAGGCAACGCTCCGGCCGAAGCCTGCGCCGACTACTGCATTTCGCTGTTTTCGGACCTGACCCGCTACGTGACCATGCAGAACCTCATGCACGACGGCGGCTTCAGCACCACCGGCATCTCGGAGGAAATCGTGGAGTTGATGTCGAAAGCCAATTCGTAG
- a CDS encoding pectinesterase family protein, whose protein sequence is MRNVLLLLVLSWLTLGQAFGAVPSYDFVVAQDGSGQFRTVQEAFNAVPDFRKKVTTIFIKKGVYKEKLILAGSKHFVKIVGEDREKTILAYDDYNQKKNIFGEDKGTSGSASCYIYGPDFTAENLTFQNSSGPVGQAVALWVSGDKARFKNCRFLGFQDTLYTYGYGSRQYYQDCYIEGTVDFIFGSSTAWFEGCTIFCKTSGFVTAASTPDSTRYGYVFNRCRITGDAPAGSFYLGRPWRPYAKTVFLSCELGKQIKPEGWDHWEKESNKQTARYAEYQSRGPGAVPAKRVAWAKQLTEAEAKQYTLPNVLRGWDPTKE, encoded by the coding sequence ATGAGAAATGTATTGCTTCTGCTGGTCCTGAGCTGGCTCACGCTGGGCCAGGCGTTTGGTGCCGTGCCATCCTATGATTTTGTAGTGGCGCAGGATGGCAGCGGGCAATTCCGGACGGTGCAGGAAGCCTTCAACGCCGTGCCCGATTTCCGGAAGAAAGTCACGACTATCTTCATCAAAAAGGGAGTCTATAAGGAGAAGCTAATTCTGGCAGGCTCCAAGCATTTCGTGAAAATTGTGGGCGAGGACCGGGAGAAAACCATCCTCGCCTACGACGACTACAACCAGAAGAAAAACATCTTCGGCGAAGATAAAGGCACGTCCGGCTCGGCTAGCTGCTACATCTACGGCCCCGACTTCACGGCCGAAAACCTCACGTTCCAGAATTCATCGGGGCCGGTGGGGCAGGCCGTAGCTCTGTGGGTATCCGGCGACAAAGCCCGGTTCAAAAACTGCCGCTTCCTGGGTTTTCAGGATACACTGTATACCTACGGCTACGGCAGTCGCCAATACTATCAGGACTGCTACATCGAAGGCACCGTGGACTTCATCTTTGGCAGCAGCACGGCGTGGTTTGAGGGCTGCACCATTTTCTGCAAAACCAGTGGCTTCGTGACGGCCGCCTCTACGCCCGACAGCACCCGCTACGGTTACGTGTTCAACCGGTGCAGAATCACCGGCGACGCGCCGGCTGGCAGTTTCTACCTTGGCCGGCCCTGGCGGCCTTATGCCAAAACGGTGTTCCTGAGCTGCGAGCTGGGCAAGCAGATCAAACCCGAAGGCTGGGACCATTGGGAGAAGGAAAGCAACAAGCAAACCGCCCGCTACGCTGAGTACCAGAGCCGCGGCCCCGGTGCGGTGCCCGCTAAGCGGGTGGCGTGGGCCAAGCAGCTCACCGAAGCAGAAGCCAAGCAGTACACCCTGCCCAACGTGCTGCGCGGCTGGGACCCGACCAAAGAGTAG
- a CDS encoding barstar family protein yields MTLDLTGITSKAAIHQLFKEKLGFEEWYGPSWDAFWDSIIAIVEMPLLLTLTNWEEFARCCPRDMEILRQVIEDYAEEMAPKRIVLA; encoded by the coding sequence ATGACCCTCGACCTCACCGGCATAACCAGCAAAGCCGCTATTCACCAGCTGTTCAAGGAAAAGCTGGGCTTTGAAGAGTGGTACGGCCCGAGTTGGGACGCCTTCTGGGATTCTATCATAGCTATAGTGGAAATGCCACTGCTGCTGACGCTGACGAACTGGGAGGAATTTGCCCGCTGCTGCCCCCGCGACATGGAGATTCTGCGGCAGGTAATCGAGGATTACGCGGAGGAAATGGCGCCCAAGCGCATCGTGCTGGCCTAA
- the recN gene encoding DNA repair protein RecN, with protein MLIDLRIRNYALIEQLQLQPSALLNIITGETGAGKSIMLGAIGLLLGNRADSRMLFDTDKKCVIEGQFDISSYQLQDIFESEDLDYDAQCILRREISPGGKSRAFVNDTPVTLETLRHIGANLMDIHSQHDTLLLGDAVFQLNLLDLYAGLVPTRAQYSNAYRQYRKLETDLKALEDQVAQANKELDYHSFLLNELEDARLDNEQQDELEQEVKELEHAEEIKYKLTNALQALSEGEYCATGALKDAATLLGQISPYSEAARELKHRLDSCLIELHDIADEIEAVERRTEGDPARIDELQGRLNALYSLQRKHQVRDVVALLAVRSDLRDKVSSVLNLDKQINRLRRDAEATLATVTKQATRLSEARRKVFPKFEKELAALLSDLGMPHSRIVVQHQEGVPAASGIDIISILFSANKGAQPQTLSKSASGGEFSRLMLCIKYMLADKTALPTIVFDEIDTGISGEIAVKVGRMMQQMAKKHQLITISHLPQMAAAGDTHYFVYKEDRADRTVSRIRLLSLEERIQEIAQMISGAKPSQHAYQSARELLAMRGEELVG; from the coding sequence ATGCTCATTGACCTCCGCATCCGAAACTACGCCCTGATTGAGCAGCTGCAACTGCAGCCTTCGGCGCTCCTCAACATTATCACCGGCGAAACTGGCGCCGGTAAGTCCATCATGCTGGGGGCTATTGGCTTGCTGCTCGGCAACCGCGCCGACTCGCGCATGCTATTCGACACGGATAAGAAGTGCGTGATTGAGGGCCAGTTCGACATCAGCAGCTATCAGCTACAGGATATTTTCGAGTCCGAAGACCTCGATTACGACGCACAGTGCATTCTGCGGCGCGAAATAAGCCCGGGCGGCAAGAGCCGAGCCTTCGTGAACGATACGCCCGTGACGCTGGAAACTCTGCGCCACATCGGGGCCAATCTGATGGACATTCATTCCCAGCACGATACGCTGCTGCTCGGAGATGCAGTGTTTCAACTGAACCTGCTGGACCTATATGCCGGGCTGGTACCTACTCGGGCCCAGTACAGCAATGCCTACCGCCAGTACCGCAAGCTCGAAACCGACCTGAAAGCTCTGGAAGACCAAGTGGCGCAGGCCAACAAGGAGCTGGACTACCACAGTTTCCTGCTTAACGAGCTGGAGGACGCCCGCCTCGACAACGAGCAGCAGGATGAGCTGGAGCAGGAGGTGAAGGAGCTGGAGCACGCCGAGGAAATTAAATACAAGCTTACTAACGCCCTGCAGGCGCTGAGCGAAGGCGAATACTGCGCGACAGGTGCCCTGAAAGACGCTGCTACGCTGCTGGGCCAGATTTCCCCATACTCAGAAGCAGCCCGCGAACTGAAGCACCGGCTGGATAGCTGCTTGATTGAGCTACATGATATTGCCGACGAAATAGAAGCCGTGGAACGCCGTACCGAAGGCGACCCGGCCCGCATCGACGAGTTGCAGGGCCGCCTGAACGCACTCTACAGCCTGCAGCGCAAGCACCAGGTGCGCGACGTAGTGGCCTTGTTGGCCGTGCGCTCCGATCTGCGCGACAAGGTCAGCTCCGTGCTCAACCTCGATAAGCAGATAAACCGCCTCCGCCGCGACGCGGAAGCTACGCTGGCTACCGTCACCAAGCAGGCCACGCGTCTTTCCGAGGCCCGCCGCAAGGTGTTCCCGAAGTTTGAGAAAGAGTTGGCCGCGCTGCTTTCGGATTTGGGCATGCCGCACTCGCGCATTGTGGTGCAGCATCAGGAAGGTGTTCCGGCTGCCAGCGGCATCGACATTATCAGCATCCTGTTTTCGGCTAACAAAGGCGCCCAGCCCCAGACGTTGAGCAAGTCGGCCTCCGGCGGTGAATTCTCGCGCCTGATGCTGTGCATCAAGTATATGCTGGCCGACAAAACGGCTCTACCGACTATCGTGTTTGATGAGATTGATACGGGTATCAGCGGGGAAATTGCGGTGAAAGTGGGCCGCATGATGCAACAGATGGCCAAAAAGCATCAGCTCATCACCATCTCGCACCTGCCGCAGATGGCGGCCGCCGGCGACACGCACTATTTTGTATACAAGGAAGACCGCGCCGACCGCACCGTGAGCCGCATCCGGCTGCTGAGCCTGGAGGAGCGGATTCAGGAAATTGCTCAGATGATTTCGGGGGCCAAGCCCAGCCAGCACGCCTACCAGAGCGCCCGCGAGCTGCTGGCCATGCGCGGCGAGGAGTTGGTAGGGTAA
- a CDS encoding rhamnogalacturonan acetylesterase: MRCRLDKALWGLLLLVLLAFAPAPPAKITVYLIGDSTMSIKERRYYPETGWGMPFTVFFDETVTVDNRAQNGRSTKSFIAENRWQPVADALKPGDYVLIQFGRNDEVPTKRSYTPEADYKANLVRFITETRAKKATPVLLTPVARRKFDAAGKVEGTHTVYSGIVRTVAQEQGVPLIDLDQTSQALLQEFGVDNSKLLFNQLAPGEHPNYPAGRDDNTHFSELGARKMAQLVLADIRRLKLELADRIVRQEVKKTVDPQAR; the protein is encoded by the coding sequence ATGAGATGTAGACTCGATAAAGCCCTTTGGGGGCTGTTATTACTCGTGTTGCTGGCTTTTGCGCCGGCACCACCTGCCAAAATCACCGTCTACCTCATCGGCGACTCTACCATGTCCATAAAGGAGCGCCGGTACTACCCGGAAACGGGGTGGGGAATGCCATTTACAGTGTTTTTTGACGAAACGGTAACTGTTGACAACCGGGCCCAAAATGGCCGTAGCACCAAGTCGTTCATAGCCGAAAACCGTTGGCAGCCCGTGGCCGACGCCCTGAAGCCCGGCGACTATGTGCTGATTCAGTTCGGGCGCAACGACGAGGTGCCCACCAAGCGCAGCTACACGCCCGAAGCCGACTACAAGGCAAATCTGGTGCGTTTCATTACTGAAACCCGCGCCAAAAAAGCCACGCCGGTGCTTCTGACGCCGGTGGCGCGGCGCAAATTTGATGCAGCCGGCAAGGTGGAGGGCACGCACACCGTGTATTCGGGCATTGTGCGCACGGTAGCGCAGGAGCAGGGCGTGCCCCTCATTGACCTAGACCAGACTAGCCAGGCGCTGCTACAGGAGTTTGGCGTGGATAACTCGAAGCTGCTCTTCAACCAGCTGGCCCCAGGCGAGCATCCTAACTACCCCGCCGGCCGCGACGACAACACGCACTTTTCGGAGTTGGGCGCCCGCAAGATGGCACAGCTCGTGCTAGCCGATATCCGCCGGCTCAAGCTGGAGCTGGCCGACCGGATTGTGCGGCAGGAAGTGAAGAAAACCGTGGACCCGCAGGCCCGCTAA
- a CDS encoding SDR family oxidoreductase: MSNIALVVGASGIIGSNLARELLAHNWTTYGLARTPRPDDVPGLHPVAADLLNPASLQTALADLAPTHVFITSWMRQDTEAENIRVNSLMVRNLLDALAPKHSVQHVALVTGLKHYLGPFEAYVSGGVAPPTPLREEQPRLPLDNFYYAQEDEVYAAAARDGFTWSIHRPHTIIGKAVGNLMNLGTTLAVYASICKETGRPFRWPGSEAQWNGLSDVTDARIIAQQLRWAATAETARNEAFNIVNGDIFRWSWLWPRLAAWFGVEAVGFDGTVHPLEAELANDGAVWREIAGRHQLQEADLSRLASPWHTDLDLGRPIEVMTDMTNSRKRGFLAYQSTEDSFFDLFEQLHTDRLIP; this comes from the coding sequence ATGAGCAATATTGCCCTTGTGGTAGGTGCCAGCGGCATCATCGGCAGCAACCTGGCCCGCGAGCTGCTGGCGCACAACTGGACCACCTACGGCCTGGCCCGCACGCCCCGCCCCGATGATGTGCCCGGTCTGCACCCCGTAGCTGCCGACCTGCTGAACCCCGCCAGCCTGCAAACTGCGCTGGCTGACCTCGCGCCTACCCACGTGTTCATCACCAGCTGGATGCGGCAGGATACCGAGGCCGAAAACATCCGCGTGAATAGCCTGATGGTACGCAACCTGCTGGATGCGCTGGCGCCCAAGCACTCAGTGCAGCACGTGGCGCTGGTAACTGGCCTCAAGCACTATTTGGGGCCGTTCGAGGCCTATGTAAGCGGCGGCGTAGCTCCGCCTACTCCTTTGCGCGAGGAGCAGCCCCGCCTCCCCCTCGACAACTTCTACTACGCCCAGGAAGACGAGGTGTATGCCGCTGCGGCCCGCGACGGGTTTACGTGGAGCATCCACCGGCCGCACACCATCATTGGGAAGGCCGTGGGCAACCTCATGAACCTGGGTACCACGCTGGCCGTGTACGCCAGCATTTGCAAGGAAACCGGCCGCCCGTTCCGCTGGCCCGGCTCCGAAGCCCAATGGAACGGCCTCTCCGACGTAACGGACGCCCGCATCATCGCCCAGCAGCTGCGCTGGGCCGCCACCGCCGAAACTGCCCGCAATGAGGCCTTCAACATCGTAAACGGCGACATATTTCGCTGGAGCTGGTTGTGGCCGCGGCTGGCCGCGTGGTTTGGCGTAGAGGCCGTGGGCTTCGATGGCACCGTGCATCCGTTGGAAGCCGAGCTAGCCAATGACGGTGCTGTGTGGCGCGAAATTGCCGGGCGCCATCAGCTTCAGGAAGCCGACCTCAGTCGCCTTGCCTCGCCGTGGCACACCGACCTGGACCTGGGCCGCCCCATCGAAGTAATGACCGACATGACCAACAGCCGTAAGCGCGGTTTCCTGGCCTACCAGTCCACCGAGGACTCCTTCTTCGACCTGTTTGAGCAGTTGCACACTGACCGGCTGATTCCGTAG
- a CDS encoding putative quinol monooxygenase produces the protein MTVEYIRYRIAAEKQPAFLDAIRHANQLLAAAPDCLSYQLSHCEEDAELFIWRIEWTSVERHLNGFRKSAEFGAFFQLVKPFYTSIQEMNHYAVVG, from the coding sequence ATGACGGTTGAATACATCCGCTACCGCATTGCCGCCGAGAAGCAGCCGGCTTTCCTCGACGCCATCCGCCATGCCAACCAGCTCCTAGCCGCCGCCCCCGACTGCCTAAGCTACCAGCTCAGCCACTGCGAGGAAGACGCCGAGCTGTTCATCTGGCGCATCGAGTGGACGTCCGTAGAGCGGCACCTGAACGGCTTCCGCAAGAGCGCCGAGTTTGGAGCCTTTTTCCAACTGGTGAAACCGTTTTACACGAGTATTCAGGAGATGAACCACTATGCGGTGGTGGGGTAG
- a CDS encoding proline iminopeptidase-family hydrolase — protein MKLIQILALLLFLPGLASAQTPAPDSSYTAKLQAPGVKMIPIDGKYKVWTQKVGEGKIKLLVLHGGPGNTHEYFENFPQYLAKEGVEINYYDQLNSYHSDKTDDKSVWTIARFVEEVEQVRQGLGLEQFYLLGHSWGGMLALEYAAKYPQHLKGLITSDIGYKATVFNKHRFSQYAAIIRRQAATEGKVIAGLDTMGLTSLVPYITPAVTKEFRSLHMMRLAQEPAIFTRSQAHITRTYAGIFMPFMLAWDFSDRLATIKPPTLVIGAKYDFIPPADIDYMQQHIPNCQKYICPEGSHYAMWDDPQHYFPALIKFLRKTERKG, from the coding sequence GTGAAACTCATCCAAATTTTAGCGCTACTCCTATTTCTGCCGGGGCTAGCCAGCGCCCAGACGCCCGCTCCCGACAGCAGCTACACCGCCAAACTGCAGGCGCCGGGTGTGAAAATGATACCCATTGATGGCAAGTACAAGGTCTGGACCCAGAAGGTAGGCGAAGGCAAAATCAAGCTACTGGTGCTGCATGGCGGCCCCGGCAACACCCACGAGTACTTCGAGAATTTCCCGCAGTATCTGGCTAAAGAAGGCGTAGAAATAAACTACTACGACCAGCTCAACTCCTACCACTCCGACAAAACCGACGACAAAAGCGTCTGGACGATTGCGCGCTTCGTGGAGGAAGTGGAGCAGGTGCGCCAAGGCCTGGGGTTGGAGCAGTTTTATCTGCTGGGCCACTCCTGGGGCGGTATGCTGGCGCTGGAGTACGCTGCCAAGTACCCGCAGCACCTCAAGGGCCTCATTACGTCTGATATCGGCTACAAGGCCACGGTCTTCAACAAGCACCGTTTCAGCCAGTACGCCGCCATTATCAGGCGCCAAGCGGCCACGGAGGGCAAAGTCATTGCCGGCCTCGATACGATGGGGCTGACAAGTCTGGTGCCGTATATCACGCCGGCCGTCACGAAGGAGTTCCGCAGCCTGCACATGATGCGCCTGGCGCAGGAACCGGCCATATTCACGCGCAGCCAGGCGCACATTACGCGCACTTACGCGGGCATTTTCATGCCTTTTATGCTCGCCTGGGACTTCTCCGACCGGCTGGCCACCATCAAGCCACCTACGCTGGTTATCGGCGCGAAGTACGACTTCATACCGCCGGCCGACATCGACTACATGCAACAGCATATTCCGAACTGCCAGAAGTATATCTGCCCCGAAGGCTCGCACTACGCCATGTGGGACGACCCGCAGCACTACTTCCCAGCCCTGATTAAGTTTTTGCGGAAAACGGAGCGGAAAGGGTAA
- a CDS encoding ABC transporter ATP-binding protein produces the protein MSLWEIIKRLYPYVLPYRGLVLATLLLTLVGSLAAQVNPFVLRYTVDTVQGLLNQNLGLAQGMDLLLAVTGLLLGKEVVNTLIQFGQKFYGEKIRINVSSTLIQDAVHKVLSYELGFYSDSGNQTGKLQTRIDRGVESLMKLVQNFFIDILPLFANSIVALVIMFMANVYVGLVAVAVLPVYFWLSYRQADKLNGTRRALRGLREARSQGLVNLIDSAVVIKSFVREDYEEQKQAQVQQNLQAAQLQTRKTNFLYDGLKTFTEQIGVVLIIILTAYLVLDRQISIGAIMFHILLFNNVSAPIRQLHRIYDEMNDALTYSEGFFDILDAHDAVEPTGTIQPDHLRGTFDICNVDFTYPSGTQALHDVCLTIEAGKTTALVGLSGAGKSTIINLLCKFYAPDSGKMLLDGKPLADYDTHALRQQIGLVLQKNHIFKGTIEENIRYGVMDATLDQIKQAAKQAYLHEQILELPKGYDSDAQQLSGGQQQRIAIARLFLKNPPIIFLDEPTASLDAIATEQIKNSLDAIKQGRTVVIISHSLAQIVDSDCIYVMKQGRMVESGTHEHLYDLRGTYREIFDASARSLNIEKLARVMVDDEDEVGDTAA, from the coding sequence ATGAGTCTTTGGGAAATTATCAAGCGCCTGTACCCGTACGTGCTGCCCTACCGGGGGCTGGTGCTGGCCACGCTGCTGCTCACGCTGGTGGGCTCATTGGCGGCGCAGGTCAATCCGTTTGTGTTGCGCTACACCGTGGATACCGTGCAGGGCCTGCTCAACCAGAATCTGGGCTTGGCGCAGGGCATGGATTTGCTGCTGGCGGTTACGGGGCTGCTGCTGGGCAAGGAAGTGGTCAATACGCTCATCCAGTTCGGGCAGAAGTTCTACGGCGAGAAAATCCGCATCAATGTATCCAGCACCCTGATTCAGGATGCCGTGCACAAGGTGCTCAGCTACGAGCTGGGCTTCTACTCCGACAGCGGCAACCAGACCGGCAAGCTCCAGACCCGCATTGATAGGGGCGTGGAAAGCCTGATGAAGCTGGTGCAGAACTTCTTCATTGACATTCTGCCGCTGTTCGCCAACTCCATTGTGGCCCTGGTGATTATGTTCATGGCCAACGTGTATGTGGGGCTGGTGGCCGTGGCGGTGCTGCCCGTGTACTTCTGGCTCAGCTACCGGCAGGCCGACAAGCTGAACGGCACCCGCCGGGCGTTGCGCGGCCTGCGTGAAGCCCGCAGCCAGGGCCTCGTAAACCTGATTGACTCGGCGGTGGTCATCAAAAGCTTCGTGCGCGAAGACTACGAGGAGCAGAAGCAGGCGCAGGTGCAGCAGAACCTGCAGGCCGCCCAGCTCCAGACCCGCAAAACCAACTTCCTCTACGACGGCCTCAAAACCTTCACCGAGCAGATTGGCGTGGTGCTCATCATCATCCTGACGGCCTATTTGGTGCTCGACCGGCAAATCAGCATCGGGGCCATCATGTTCCATATTCTGCTCTTTAACAACGTGTCGGCGCCTATTCGGCAGCTGCACCGCATCTACGATGAGATGAACGACGCCCTCACCTACTCGGAGGGTTTCTTCGATATTCTGGATGCCCACGACGCCGTGGAGCCCACCGGAACCATCCAGCCCGACCACCTGCGCGGCACCTTCGATATCTGCAACGTGGACTTCACCTACCCCAGCGGCACCCAGGCCCTGCACGACGTGTGCCTGACCATTGAGGCCGGCAAAACCACGGCGCTGGTGGGCCTGAGCGGGGCTGGCAAGAGCACCATCATCAACCTGCTTTGCAAGTTCTACGCCCCCGACTCTGGCAAAATGCTCCTTGACGGCAAACCCCTGGCCGACTACGACACCCACGCGTTGCGCCAGCAAATCGGGCTGGTGCTGCAGAAAAACCACATTTTCAAGGGCACCATTGAAGAAAATATCCGCTACGGCGTGATGGACGCCACCCTTGACCAGATCAAGCAGGCCGCCAAACAGGCCTACCTGCACGAGCAGATACTGGAGCTGCCGAAAGGCTACGATTCCGACGCCCAACAGCTCTCCGGCGGGCAGCAGCAGCGTATTGCCATTGCGCGGCTGTTCCTGAAGAATCCGCCCATCATCTTCCTCGACGAGCCCACCGCCTCCCTCGACGCTATTGCCACCGAGCAAATCAAGAACTCGCTCGACGCCATCAAGCAGGGCCGCACGGTAGTCATCATCTCGCACAGCCTCGCCCAAATCGTCGATTCTGACTGTATCTACGTGATGAAACAGGGCCGCATGGTGGAAAGCGGCACCCACGAGCACCTCTACGACTTGCGTGGCACTTATCGTGAAATTTTCGACGCCTCCGCCCGCAGCCTCAACATTGAGAAGCTGGCCCGCGTGATGGTAGACGACGAGGATGAGGTGGGCGACACGGCGGCGTGA